AAATCAGGATTTtagtgcagattaacatcttggaaaggAGAGTCATAATTGGCTGCATTTGAGTCAGTATTTCATAATTATCCcattgtctgacaacagaaacagtaaaatatataaatgaaaacagaatttggcTCAGCATGTGAGCGCAGAGaggcaaaatgtttttttaaaaagcaatacGACGCAATGATGTTGTGAATATGCTAATTAGCGTATGACGTCATCTAGTGATTTTCAAGCTGGCTTTAGCTACTTTCCATCGAaagaagttggcaacactggtctTAATGTTTGAGTgagtcattcattttaaaaacgttGATTCGTTCAATAACgaaacactgctgtgtgttgCTCAGAATCGCAcgacagttctgctgtggcttaaTGGAACTAATTTCGttgcaaaaacagacaataccgtgtctaaaatgtaacacaatattaactccctgtttattaaactgttgtataaaatcaatatcacatttgcaattgTGCAGATACTTGGAAAACAAGCAGCACTCTTGTTCATATCATaggatatacagtaaatgtaagACAAAAACCAATACAGGGGAATTTTTCCCATCATGTCTTGAATTTTAGGGGCATACAACTGAAATCTAGTTGTGCAGTTCAGACCTTGTCGATTTAACACGTCTAATGTGTCACATTTTTCcctcatttttaaaacaaattaaattaggCACTTGGAGGAATATCAGAAATGTCTGTATCTGTTCACAACTAACATTTatcttaatatttattatttccttGCTTCCATCTGTAACAGGAAGCGCAGGAACCGGCTCTTTGTACAGTTATAATACCGTCCTCCATAAAGTAAGACATGTCAGGCATGGTCTCTTTGAACCCTTTATTAGGATGATCCGTCAAATGGCGAACTCCATCCACTAACTTTCTTTCTCTCTAACCTTAGGTTTCATTCATGAACAAACATCGTAGCATAACAGGATATTTGTTACTCATTCTGTCTTGTCTCCTGTATAGATTTAGGTTTAGGTGAGAAAGCTGCATGTCTCATGCATTGCaaatctgttttaaaataaCGTTTTTCTGCTGAGGTTATGTTTTATTGGGGGAATTTAATGTAGTAAGATCATTCTCAAAAATGCTGGTTATGAATTCAGTTTAATTCTCATAAAAGTTGGTGTACTCATAAACatcttcacattttattttatgtgattgAAACATGGATTGGAACACAAGTGAAAAAttgtcaataaaaaaattatacaaatttgaatctttcaaatgtaaacataaacataatttgatattattattaaaacgtTATAGGTTATAGAATGCAAAAGCCCTTCTTTTGCAGGGTTTCGTGAATATTTGAAATCTTGACTGAAATGACATATTTTGAGAGTGACTCTCTAACACTAGACTGTGCATGTTACATTGAAGTCTTTCTCTATAAATGCTGTTAACCATCTTGTGGAAGTCTCATCATTACATTCTTTCATTCATCAGCATGACCATACACTCTATGCTGTGTGTTTCTAACCAAAAAAGCTTTCACTAACACCTGTGTTCTGGTCTGTTTATTTCTCGCGTGGTTTGGCTGACTAAAATATCTGACACTCATCTTCCTTGTTCTCTCCCCAGCCTTCGGCCCCGCAGTGCATCCGCTCGTGGGAGCTGTGAGCACGTGAGGACTTCATCAGGCCTCCAGTTCATCTCTGGGTCCACATCACACCTCCACCAGACCTCCTCCCTTGGTCTGCTACAACTTGTATCAGAGCACGGCATCTCGGCTGCAATTCATCCCAACTCCCCTCTCATTCACAGAGCCACCGCATCCTCAGAGGAAACACAGCGGGGCTCTGATAGAAGTGaacaagaaaaaagagaaaaggaaCGGCAGGGAAACATTTTCAGCGTCAATCTTGTGGAAAAACTCAGAAGCCTGGGCCTGTACAAAGTGGTTGCCAGAGGCTTTGTGGATTTTGGTCGAAAAGAAAAACCAGCCCCCCATGAAACACAAAAAGACGTTCACCATTAAAGGTGTCATTTTGTGCATCTCCCTCATTGTGGCATGCAGCTAAACTTTTCCCATTTGTAATGGGACATTCCGAAAGCCATATCAAGTTTTTATTTCTGTAGTGACTTCTTATTGGCACTGGGAATTTTACGTATGGACTGCACCTCAAAAGATTTCATTATGAAGTCAAACACATCTGTGTTTCTATCATTGTCGTCGTAGGGTGTTTTAAACACTCTTCAGAAGGGAATAGCTGTACATTTGTTGACTTTTTAACATGTCCTCTTTTGTTGAGACTTTGTCTGTCACTATCCAAACACTGTTTTATAGTTATGAAATTGTAGCAGCACTACAGAAAAATGCACTACGTGGCCTCAATATTTGCTTGCTGCCAACCAAGCATCGGTGTCAGTAGTGCGTTTTGCTTcctgacaaaaacatttgttcatAATAGCACTTTTCAGGGCATTCAAATCCCTTTTCTTAGGGATTGCAGGGTACATTATGTGAGGTTATGTACTGTACCTGCAGTCTAAACGCTGTAAAAATGAGAAGCTGTATTTATGATGACTGTTGGTGGTCAATTTAAGGAACATTATACAGTCTTGTTGAAAGAATATAAGTGATCTTGTGctttattttcactttaatgCAAGAACACCGCATGTGATGGTACACTGTGCACACATGTATGTCATGCAAATTTAATGCCAGAGACACGTTTTCACTATAATGTTTGTGATTGTGTTTTGCAAGAATCAGGGATGCAGTAATAAAGTTAAGTACTCTAGAGCCGTAAAAAGTAAATACACAATCGGGTAATTCTAACACGGATTCGTCTAGGGGTGAATTAGTATCACAGGATTATTCATTGAACACAGCTTTGTTTTCTTCTCCTCTCCATCAACATCTTCCATTGTGTCTGTTAACCAAGTGAACAGAAATATGGTAATTTATCTGTATAAGGAGAAAGCCTCGTATGCGTTTGAAATTTTCAAAGGGGCATAAGAGTAGTATTTACTGATCTAAAGTCTCAGACAAAatggttatttaaaaagtaatatatttaaataaaaaaagtctaCCTGAAATACCACTCTGTATAAAACACAATGCCTGGTCGCCATTTTTGTAGAATATGTaaagtgttttaaaagaaaaaagtaaacaattatGTATTGTTCATTTACACAAGGATGAGAGGTTAAAAGTTGAGTagtaattgtatttttacattagaACAATGTTTAGACACTTTAGCCTCACATAAAAGCCCATGAGTTCACCAAGTAACTGTTTCAGGCACTGATATTGTGTATAGCAATAAAGATTTCAGTGTATTTTTGacctatttttatttgtttatgtgtgAACTGTTTCTAAGACAGCTTTAACAGCTAAGAGTATCCCCGCCTTATTTTTCTACGTGGTAGCAGTAAGCCTTTTATTTTGTAAGTGAATGTGCAAGACTTCCGGTTTATTAGCCGCCGTagggaaataacgagaagaataacaaagtcAAGTGTTGcaaaaactgtttgcactacaaaccactGTGTtatacataaaaacaatatggtgtttgcaatatcaagcagcaaaacgagctttttgtacagctaaaaatagctggaagcgAATAATGACACCGGAAGCTAGCCTCGcacataaaatttacaaatggccgcgcccACGAGAAAAACAAGGTGGATAAAAATGGGTTGTGGCTAGAATAGATACAGCTACGGCCAGAAAGCAACAATAAATCTAATTTTCTACCTACATAGTTGTACACTGACACTTAGTGGTATGGATCGCACAAAGCGAGTTTTCGGTTACAAATGCTCTTGTAAAAGTGTTATTTGCagtcattaattcatttaactaaataaataagtaaataaaaaattgtgtgCAATAACGGGTTACTGAGAAACCCGCTCCatgcacaacaaaaacagcagctATGGGCTACTATTCATCTTTATCACACCTGAGTCAAATTATTCGCACCCAGATGACACAAAACACATATAgttgcaaatatatttaatgacaaaaatcataGTACAGAGTTTTTACGGTTAAATCTCAGTTTGTACTCCGACGCCCAAAATCAACCCAGCCTTGATAATCTGTAACGCAGTCCTCTCGTTGGATGATTTCTGCCAAAAACACGAAGAACAGCAATTAAGAGCGAGGCTTCGTTTCTTCTAATGTTTTACTTCCAGTGACACGCACCTGACAGTGCCTGTAAGAGCTGCCGGGACATGAGCTCTCGCTGATCCTCCGGTAAATGCACGGAACGACTCGCACGGGAGTGCGGTTTCTCCGGTGGTCTCTCCGGTGTCTCAGGTGGTCTCTCCGGAAGCCGTTCCGTCGCCTTTGTGTTCGCAGGTGCGTCTTTGGACAGAGGAGAGGCCACACATGCCATCGCCAGCATCGCTATAGCGGTCAATACAACGCACTTGGCCATCATTTCTGTGAAAAACAAGTGTTAAATAAGTGGTGgtgtcaaattaaaatacaaaaataaataaaaatgcccaCATTTCTGCTGGACATCCAATTTAAGATGTTGCCAAACAGATTTGTAAAATGGTACATGATTTCTAGCGGATTCAAGCTGGCTATTAACTGAAACCAGCTAAAATGACCACTTGGTGGCTTCTTTGCTGATCCAAGATGGTCTGCCAGCTTTGAATTAGCTAAAGACCAGTTTAGACTaatatccaaaaaaaaacaaaaaaacacttagcCTACATGATTTCTTAAGCAtggaaatatttagaaaaatcaGATTTACCTGAATAGTGCCGAGCCAGAAAAGTTTTCAACAGTGTAAGAATAAAACCTTGTAATCCAAAATTACAGGTCAGTccctttatatatacattttcaggtaaaaaaaaaaagtgtgaatcAATGGAGTTGGATAATTGTTCAAGAGGAGGAGCGTGTTTAAACGGAATACGTCAGATATGACAGTAAACTGAACATGGGAAATCCAATGGTTATTTATGAGAATTTAACATATAGCTAGTATTACAAAACCAAACAATCAGGAAAGTTGCAGCGGTTAAATAATGGGAAACGgcgttaaaatgaatttgacCTGTAAAAAGGAATTAGCAGTGGATTTTTTATTCATGTCAGTGTCCGAGTTCTCATCTAATCAATTGTCCTCttgtaatattatatgatgTGAAATCAATAAGTGACCTTTTTAAAACTGTCATATTGATTCAAATGAACTGGTGGAGAAAGGCTGTGACGCAGAGCTTTTGATTTTTATTGCCGAGGAGGAGTCTGTTGCTTCCTCTCTGGAACATTAGTTTTATGTACCTAAAGATTTTACTCAAGAACTCAGTCCTATGCTATCGTGAGTCTGAGGTGAACAAACAATGCAGTCCACCGTTGAATGCATGGTCTATAAGGTATATGACAACAGATGTTGCTCGATTCGAGCTTTTCCACCTTTCCATATCTTTAGCAGTGGTTAATGATGATATAATGGCAATCACATTTCATCCAATCTGTTAATTTGtggaaaacacattaaatattcaGTTCTCATTCAATGACTGAAGCAAACCATTTCTGTATGAGCATGGTTTTAGTTGAATCATATTTCACTTTGATATTTTTTGGGGAGCATTAAGTTATAAATGTTAGGATGAAAGGCCTGTtcccatatgtgaccctggacgacaaaaccagtaaTAAGTGTACAATTTTCGAAAGTGAGATTTCTACataataagctttccattgatgcatggtttgttaggatcggacaatatttggctgagatacaactatttgaaaatctggaatctgagggtgcaaaaaaaatcaaaatattgagaaaatcacctttaaacttgtctaaatgaagttcttagctatgaatattactgatcaaaaattaagttttgatatatttacggtagaaaattcactaaatatcttcatggaacatgatctttacttaatatcctaatgagttttggcataaaataaaaatggataattttgacccacacaatgtgtttttggctattgctacaaatataccccagtgacttaagactggttttgtggtccagggtcacatattaaaagCCTTATTGCAagtgtaaggatccacccgctagtccAAACAACAGAACCCAgtggcctggtcgaaggtttaatgcatgtttggtcttttacttgcgcttctgaattcatcaggatttagtttcaattttagtctagctccgtgcttgatctgactccaatttcaagtgatcattaaatttagacgatatttataattaaaaattgatCACAGACATCGATTGCAtattaatttaagatatttgattattctagaCATCCAAAACTTTCAATTATCCGGTCACTGGGGACCTAATGTACGCCCCGGGTTTTTGCGTAGATCTCACGGACACAAACTCGCCAGTCCGATGTTAGTCAGAGGATGTAGGTAGACTAATACCTAATTGTCTGCCGCCAACTGCttgcttatgacaaaaagtgtagtttactTAGTCTTTTCCCGTACAACTTGCTAGCACCGGTGATAGACAGAAATCTGAGGTCTCCGATGACGTGCCTACTGCTTCAGTTTGACCTATCCTGGCCGTAGATTTGTCATAATGATTTCAGGAcagttcagaataaatcaaatataacaatttattattagtcaggtaaagtTGTATCATGCCAAGGATAATGCAATTGTGAATCACATTGTAACCCTGCTCCTGTACATAGAGACgaacaaatttaacatagtcACACATATCCTAATTTAACAAGACACACGGTCTAAAATGCATAGCAAAGCACTCAGATGTTTTAGAGAATAAACTTCCAAAGTAGTGTTTTGTCACTTCCTTTATATAcccaaataagaaaaacaaaaaatcgtcagatcagttgtaaaaacataaaagacctTTTGGTGTTTCTGGTTCTAGTGCCCCAGGGATGAAGGTGGAGACACACCCCCTCCTCAGCAGAACACAATTCTACAAAAGTTTTCAATCTTTCTCATAATATAaatgactactgtgaaattgagaccagtttaccaatcgcacagagaccttttaaatgataccaaacatgaaggggAAAAACACCAGGTTCACAAGATACATGATATGTGGTATTTGCATATTCTTCATGAATTTTGAGTGAACCCTTTTGGGGAGAAAGAGGGAGATGCAGAGATAGCAGGGTGAAGAAGGGGGTGGTAAATGATCAAAGAAGATACGTTTGGTCAGGGTGGTGTGGTttgttctctttggagatctcttctccagGTGAGTTTAATGGTTTTATTACATGGCATCTGTCTTTGCGAtagttcctgagttttggcctcataattaattttataaggaAATAAATTCACTCCTTGCACAAGAATGAAGAACAACCTGAAAGTTTTTCATCTTTCACTCACTCCTACGTCGatccaaacatgtatgacaAAAGAACATGTTCTGAAGAAAATCAGTAACCAGTTTTGGTTACCgctgaatttaatttttaaaaaaagtttttatgttccacagaagatagaaagccatacaggtttggactgGCAGAGTTTAtatttaggtgaactatttagaataaatatttgaacagaACTGctttcaatattaatatttaacaagTCTGTGTCTGCAAAATCAAAATCATGTGGTCTAAGCAACatggaaagataaaaaaaaacaaaaaaacagaacacgataccataaatatatattaccttgaaattttatttttttaaattacactcTAGCCAAATGATTTTCATTACGCAAAAGAAAATCTACCAAGGGGATACATGCTTTTACAAGTAAAAATCCACAGAGTGAAATATTTTCTTCAAAATGGTTCGAGCCTCACGAATTTGCACGCAAGTTCTGACAGTAAAAGTCAAAATAGTTTGAAAGCATGACTGATTTCCTATGTATTTTACCTTTTACCCGCTTTTAAAAAGTCAACGTTTTATCTGTACGTTTCAAGAGATGCTGACATTAGGCTAATAATGGGAAAAATGTACttaagagatgtgtttttactTCATTCAGACACATGAATCCATTCATCATGATTGATGGTTATTGTTCCGGCACATGACatttgagtgtgtttttgttccAAGCTTGAGAATCGAAATGCCAAAGCAAAACCTGATGAATGTTGTGGTGAAtccacaaaataaacaaacatctgAAAATGGGTTAAAGATGTCTGTCACATGTGTGTATAATTAATGGCTgcatttaaaagaagaaaaagttaTAACTTTTCATACAAGCCACTGATAATGTTTTGAACTGGCACATGTCCAATACAATCAGTTTATATAATAGTAAAACAGTTACAAGATGTAATCTCCCTAAGTCACAAATCATTTTACAGGTTTTTGAAGGTCTAGGGTGTGATAGCAGGTTTTGAAGTCAATGGTTTTATTCTGCGTCCGGGCACAGGCGGGCCTCACTCACATTCCATCTATTCACTGGAACTGGAAATCTGACACCTTGTGGGATGCTACAGGGCTATATAAGACAATCTTTAGTGCAGATTAGTTTAGGTGTTTATTTTCCACATCAAAGGACATCCTAACTTGCACAGATCTTCTCGCTCAGCCATGTCGGTCCATTGCAGCAGTAAGACGTTCACCACTCGGAGTGTGTTTGGCTCATCTTCCTCTGGTGCACTGGTCATGAACAGGGCCTCTTTGTCTTTTGGTGGACAAAACCATGGCAGCGCTGGGGGCTTTGGTGGCCGCATCACCAGATCTTTGTCCACTTCATCCTTGACGACGGCTGGTTATGAGATCGCGTTGCCTGGCAATGAGAAGCAGACAATGCAGAACCTCAATGACCGCCTGGCATCTTACCTGGAGCGGGTAACACACTTGGTTAACTTGAAATTGtaacagaaattacatttaaagatCTCAGCTTCTTCTAATGAACACTGatgaatgatttttaaaacacatatttatttgaaaaattatatacttcaatatttttataattagtgTCGATAAGTCGATAACATAGTTTATATATTaactctttaaaaaataaaactttttttacttaataaatGTTATCTTGTAAAAGCCAGACtagaattatttttaaacaaatgttacAACATTCTATTTTTACATTCTATATAAGAAAGTGT
The Onychostoma macrolepis isolate SWU-2019 chromosome 11, ASM1243209v1, whole genome shotgun sequence genome window above contains:
- the LOC131549898 gene encoding gastrin/cholecystokinin-like peptide, whose product is MMAKCVVLTAIAMLAMACVASPLSKDAPANTKATERLPERPPETPERPPEKPHSRASRSVHLPEDQRELMSRQLLQALSEIIQREDCVTDYQGWVDFGRRSTN